A genome region from Drosophila simulans strain w501 chromosome 2R, Prin_Dsim_3.1, whole genome shotgun sequence includes the following:
- the LOC6736117 gene encoding protein painting of fourth isoform X1, whose product MDSKRAALESGDGPDAKRLDTTEDRDKEESGGDGSQVILAKHVAPFAGHGCTPPNESYMFEPTPEGSQLLPWKASVDLDNDAELEKSTSDKKRKLIVRSRASTLIQQFHSADTAKLSRRELAKMRREHTLRALALERELTNKPGQTPASEVLLIRFPDPEITAPMLAGLSKEIRDVVLPISVAPRYCLVHLKAGADVEATICDINRVRFGTGHLRAELKPFSDEEQAEFIDPCSLYVGNIPFNMTTSAIKAYFANAMRVDIGVLKREKRARYAFVRYASPDQTMEAFKELVDSPLNSRTLTVRYRRLRKRAGMPMVQCATSFQGLQSPHGDDDNTDCKVISPPPVESIIISDSDNCSDSSGNGKDDGKRKNKINEQEREIEKLKRQMVEYGAIIKSLQFRQNSLEDTFIPDLTPKVEPSVNPTGCLLGSNAVHLMRDIKKECDYLGIPDPVPATKPTTQAQDDSQKKAKRSCFGRLFTGPFRRGTSAMKTADEYEKDDRLEELYAQLERDPDP is encoded by the exons ATGGATTCAAAACGCGCGGCCCTTGAATCCGGCGACGGTCCGGATGCCAAGCGCCTCGATACCACCGAGGATCGTGACAAAGAAGAGTCGGGGGGCGACGGCAGTCAGGTTATATTGGCCAAACACGTAGCACCCTTCGCGGGCCACGGATGCACTCCACCGAATGAGTCCTATATGTTCGAACCGACTCCCGAAGGAAGCCAACTTCTGCCGTGGAAAGCTAGCGTGGATTTGGACAACGACGCCGAGCTGGAGAAGAGCACCAGTGACAAGAAACGTAAGTTGATAGTACGTTCACGTGCTAGTACTCTTATACAACAATTTCATTCAGCCGACACTGCCAAGTTGTCCCGTCGggagctggccaaaatgcgTCGTGAGCACACATTACGGGCCCTCGCCCTGGAACGCGAGTTGACGAACAAACCGGGCCAGACACCCGCCTCCGAGGTGTTGCTCATCCGCTTTCCTGATCCCGAGATTACTGCTCCCATGCTGGCAGGACTGTCCAAGGAGATTCGGGATGTGGTCTTGCCCATCAGTGTGGCTCCACGATACTGTCTAGTGCATCTAAAGGCCGGGGCCGATGTGGAGGCCACCATCTGCGACATAAACAGGGTGCGCTTCGGTACGGGCCACCTTCGGGCGGAGCTTAAGCCGTTCTCCGATGAGGAGCAAGCCGAGTTCATTGATCCCTGTTCTCTGTATGTGGGCAACATACCGTTCAACATGACCACATCGGCCATCAAGGCCTACTTCGCCAACGCCATGCGCGTGGACATCGGAGTGCTGAAGCGCGAGAAGCGCGCTCGCTACGCCTTTGTGCGCTACGCCTCACCTGACCAGACCATGGAAGCGTTCAAGGAGCTGGTCGACTCACCGCTGAACAGCCGCACTCTCACAGTCCGCTACCGGCGACTCCGGAAGCGCGCCGGGATGCCCATGGTGCAGTGCGCCACCTCCTTTCAGGGTCTGCAATCGCCACATGGAGACGACGACAACACCGACTGCAAGGTCATATCTCCGCCGCCGGTGGAGTCTATCATAATTAGCGACAGCGATAACTGCTCAGATTCCAGTGGTAACGGCAAGGACGACGGCAAGCGCAAGAACAAGATTAACGAACAGGAAAGGGAGATTGAAAAGCTCAAGCGTCAAATGGTCGAGTACGGCGCTATTATAAAAAGTTTGCAATTCAGACAGAACAGCTTAGAAG ATACATTTATACCTGACCTTACCCCGAAAGTAGAGCCGAGCGTGAATCCCACAGGTTGTTTGCTAGGATCCAATGCGGTGCACCTAATGCGTGACATTAAGAAAGAGTGCGACTACTTGGGCATCCCTGATCCCGTACCGGCTACCAAGCCGACAACACAAGCTCAAGATGACAGCCAGAAGAAagccaaaa GATCCTGTTTTGGTCGCTTGTTTACGGGTCCTTTCAGACGAGGCACTAGTGCGATGAAGACTGCTGACGAGTACGAGAAGGATGACAGACTTGAGGAGCTCTATGCTCAACTGGAACGCGATCCTGATCCTTAA
- the LOC6736117 gene encoding protein painting of fourth isoform X2: MDSKRAALESGDGPDAKRLDTTEDRDKEESGGDGSQVILAKHVAPFAGHGCTPPNESYMFEPTPEGSQLLPWKASVDLDNDAELEKSTSDKKPDTAKLSRRELAKMRREHTLRALALERELTNKPGQTPASEVLLIRFPDPEITAPMLAGLSKEIRDVVLPISVAPRYCLVHLKAGADVEATICDINRVRFGTGHLRAELKPFSDEEQAEFIDPCSLYVGNIPFNMTTSAIKAYFANAMRVDIGVLKREKRARYAFVRYASPDQTMEAFKELVDSPLNSRTLTVRYRRLRKRAGMPMVQCATSFQGLQSPHGDDDNTDCKVISPPPVESIIISDSDNCSDSSGNGKDDGKRKNKINEQEREIEKLKRQMVEYGAIIKSLQFRQNSLEDTFIPDLTPKVEPSVNPTGCLLGSNAVHLMRDIKKECDYLGIPDPVPATKPTTQAQDDSQKKAKRSCFGRLFTGPFRRGTSAMKTADEYEKDDRLEELYAQLERDPDP; this comes from the exons ATGGATTCAAAACGCGCGGCCCTTGAATCCGGCGACGGTCCGGATGCCAAGCGCCTCGATACCACCGAGGATCGTGACAAAGAAGAGTCGGGGGGCGACGGCAGTCAGGTTATATTGGCCAAACACGTAGCACCCTTCGCGGGCCACGGATGCACTCCACCGAATGAGTCCTATATGTTCGAACCGACTCCCGAAGGAAGCCAACTTCTGCCGTGGAAAGCTAGCGTGGATTTGGACAACGACGCCGAGCTGGAGAAGAGCACCAGTGACAAGAAAC CCGACACTGCCAAGTTGTCCCGTCGggagctggccaaaatgcgTCGTGAGCACACATTACGGGCCCTCGCCCTGGAACGCGAGTTGACGAACAAACCGGGCCAGACACCCGCCTCCGAGGTGTTGCTCATCCGCTTTCCTGATCCCGAGATTACTGCTCCCATGCTGGCAGGACTGTCCAAGGAGATTCGGGATGTGGTCTTGCCCATCAGTGTGGCTCCACGATACTGTCTAGTGCATCTAAAGGCCGGGGCCGATGTGGAGGCCACCATCTGCGACATAAACAGGGTGCGCTTCGGTACGGGCCACCTTCGGGCGGAGCTTAAGCCGTTCTCCGATGAGGAGCAAGCCGAGTTCATTGATCCCTGTTCTCTGTATGTGGGCAACATACCGTTCAACATGACCACATCGGCCATCAAGGCCTACTTCGCCAACGCCATGCGCGTGGACATCGGAGTGCTGAAGCGCGAGAAGCGCGCTCGCTACGCCTTTGTGCGCTACGCCTCACCTGACCAGACCATGGAAGCGTTCAAGGAGCTGGTCGACTCACCGCTGAACAGCCGCACTCTCACAGTCCGCTACCGGCGACTCCGGAAGCGCGCCGGGATGCCCATGGTGCAGTGCGCCACCTCCTTTCAGGGTCTGCAATCGCCACATGGAGACGACGACAACACCGACTGCAAGGTCATATCTCCGCCGCCGGTGGAGTCTATCATAATTAGCGACAGCGATAACTGCTCAGATTCCAGTGGTAACGGCAAGGACGACGGCAAGCGCAAGAACAAGATTAACGAACAGGAAAGGGAGATTGAAAAGCTCAAGCGTCAAATGGTCGAGTACGGCGCTATTATAAAAAGTTTGCAATTCAGACAGAACAGCTTAGAAG ATACATTTATACCTGACCTTACCCCGAAAGTAGAGCCGAGCGTGAATCCCACAGGTTGTTTGCTAGGATCCAATGCGGTGCACCTAATGCGTGACATTAAGAAAGAGTGCGACTACTTGGGCATCCCTGATCCCGTACCGGCTACCAAGCCGACAACACAAGCTCAAGATGACAGCCAGAAGAAagccaaaa GATCCTGTTTTGGTCGCTTGTTTACGGGTCCTTTCAGACGAGGCACTAGTGCGATGAAGACTGCTGACGAGTACGAGAAGGATGACAGACTTGAGGAGCTCTATGCTCAACTGGAACGCGATCCTGATCCTTAA